A genome region from Labilibaculum antarcticum includes the following:
- a CDS encoding arylsulfatase: MKNRLLLSALVITVSLISCSAGKTKKEQEVKKPNIIYILADDLGYGDLSCYGQQKFQTPNIDKLAEQGIKFSQHYCGAAVCAPSRSTLLSGQHTGHTPIRGNKELDGEGQTPIPGSTVTLAEMLKDAGYKTGAFGKWGLGFPGSEGDPNNQGFDEFYGYNCQRMAHRYYPPYLWHNQEKVALEGNDWTNTVTYAPDVIQKATLQFLDDNKNNTFFAYVPFVLPHAELISPDDSILAKFKGKFEEVPYGGDYSSDYGPDIITKKYCTQKRPFAAFAAMVARTDAYVGQIMAKVEELGIADNTIIMFASDNGPHAEGGANPEFFNSAGGLRGIKRDLYEGGIRTPFIAVWPNKIKAGSTSDHVSAFWDVLPTCAAIADVKSVEGIDGISFLPELLGQENQKQHDHLYWEFAHQGGRQAVRMGDWKAVLYGLHKKGELELYNLAEDVTETNNVADQHPDIVAKMKEILKKEHVDSEIFPL, from the coding sequence ATGAAAAATAGACTACTATTATCGGCTTTGGTCATAACTGTTTCTTTAATTTCTTGCTCAGCAGGAAAAACCAAAAAGGAGCAGGAAGTTAAAAAGCCAAATATCATATACATTTTGGCAGATGATTTAGGGTATGGCGATTTGAGCTGTTACGGGCAACAAAAATTTCAAACACCAAACATCGATAAATTAGCCGAGCAAGGAATTAAATTCTCACAGCATTATTGTGGTGCGGCGGTATGTGCTCCTTCCCGTTCTACATTATTATCCGGTCAGCATACTGGACATACACCAATTCGGGGAAATAAGGAATTGGATGGTGAAGGTCAGACTCCTATTCCTGGAAGTACTGTTACCTTGGCTGAAATGCTAAAAGATGCTGGTTATAAAACGGGTGCATTTGGTAAGTGGGGACTGGGTTTTCCCGGTTCAGAGGGAGATCCCAACAATCAGGGATTCGATGAGTTTTATGGCTACAACTGTCAGCGAATGGCACATCGTTACTATCCTCCATATCTTTGGCACAATCAGGAAAAAGTGGCTTTAGAGGGGAACGATTGGACCAATACAGTGACTTATGCTCCAGATGTAATTCAGAAAGCAACCTTACAATTTTTGGATGACAATAAGAACAATACCTTCTTTGCTTATGTGCCTTTTGTATTGCCACATGCAGAGTTAATTTCTCCAGATGATTCAATTCTGGCAAAATTCAAAGGAAAATTTGAAGAAGTTCCTTATGGGGGTGATTATTCCTCCGATTATGGTCCTGATATTATCACAAAAAAGTATTGTACACAAAAAAGACCATTTGCCGCATTTGCCGCTATGGTAGCACGAACAGATGCTTATGTTGGCCAAATTATGGCTAAGGTTGAAGAGCTGGGGATTGCTGACAATACAATCATCATGTTCGCCAGCGATAATGGTCCTCATGCTGAAGGTGGTGCTAATCCTGAATTCTTTAACAGCGCCGGTGGTTTAAGAGGAATAAAGCGAGATTTGTACGAAGGCGGTATTCGAACCCCTTTTATTGCTGTTTGGCCGAATAAAATTAAAGCGGGTTCCACATCCGATCATGTATCTGCTTTTTGGGATGTTTTGCCTACTTGCGCAGCTATTGCTGATGTAAAATCGGTTGAGGGAATCGATGGGATTTCATTTTTACCAGAACTACTTGGGCAAGAGAATCAAAAGCAACACGATCATCTTTATTGGGAGTTTGCTCATCAAGGAGGCCGTCAGGCCGTTCGCATGGGCGACTGGAAAGCTGTACTTTACGGATTACATAAAAAGGGTGAGTTGGAACTTTATAATTTGGCCGAAGATGTGACTGAAACAAATAATGTTGCCGATCAACACCCAGATATTGTTGCTAAAATGAAAGAGATTCTGAAAAAAGAACATGTTGATTCAGAAATCTTTCCTCTTTAG
- a CDS encoding sulfatase family protein — MKNLIWSILLVPILISGCQPAKKAVEESGVKPNVVVIYMDDLGYGDLSSYGATELQTPNIDALAAGGNRFTNAYASSATCTPSRYALLTGSYPWRNKDAKILRGSAPLIIGVNQPTLPKMMQANGYYTGVVGKWHLGLGDGDLDWNKHITPGPNEVGFNYSYVMAATQDRVPTVFIDNGNVVGVDPNDPIEVNYNENFAGQQTGLENPELCRLKWHHGHNGTIVNGIPRIGFMKGGEKAKWVDEEMSGHFLKLAQQYVRDHKSEPFFLYYALQQPHVPRTPNPAFVGKSGMGARGDVILEADWTIGEFMKTMKEEGLLENTLIVFSSDNGPVLNDGYEDDALEKLGKHNPSGPFRGGKYSLFEAGTRIPFVTYWKGKIKPQESDALVCQMDLMASIAKLIGVEAPKNDSQNQLSLLMGESKTGRENLIIEATSRTAIRQGDWLMIPPYNAKPVNEKVNIELGNSLEFQLYNLKNDEGEQNNLATSNPEKLKEMLESFVALRGKDYSKIEKMELK; from the coding sequence ATGAAAAATTTAATCTGGTCGATTTTATTGGTGCCGATTTTAATTAGTGGATGTCAACCAGCTAAAAAAGCAGTTGAAGAGTCAGGAGTAAAACCAAATGTAGTGGTTATCTATATGGATGATTTGGGCTACGGCGATTTAAGTTCGTATGGTGCTACCGAATTACAAACACCAAATATCGATGCGCTTGCAGCAGGTGGAAACCGATTCACCAATGCTTATGCGTCTTCGGCAACTTGTACCCCTAGTAGGTATGCATTACTAACCGGTTCTTACCCATGGCGCAATAAGGATGCAAAAATACTTCGGGGTAGTGCTCCATTAATAATTGGAGTCAATCAACCTACACTTCCTAAAATGATGCAAGCAAATGGATACTATACAGGTGTAGTTGGCAAGTGGCATTTAGGTTTGGGTGATGGTGATTTGGATTGGAACAAACACATAACTCCTGGTCCTAACGAAGTTGGTTTCAATTATTCATATGTTATGGCTGCGACTCAAGATCGTGTTCCTACAGTGTTTATTGATAATGGAAATGTGGTTGGAGTAGATCCAAACGATCCTATTGAAGTGAATTACAACGAGAATTTTGCAGGTCAGCAAACAGGACTTGAGAATCCAGAGCTTTGTAGATTGAAATGGCATCATGGTCACAACGGGACTATCGTGAATGGAATACCTAGAATTGGATTCATGAAAGGTGGGGAAAAGGCGAAATGGGTTGATGAAGAAATGTCTGGTCACTTTTTGAAATTGGCTCAGCAATATGTACGAGATCATAAAAGTGAACCCTTCTTTTTGTATTACGCATTGCAACAGCCTCATGTACCTCGTACTCCAAATCCTGCTTTTGTTGGAAAATCGGGAATGGGTGCACGTGGAGATGTGATTTTGGAAGCAGATTGGACAATTGGCGAGTTCATGAAAACCATGAAGGAAGAAGGTTTATTGGAAAATACATTGATTGTATTCTCAAGTGATAACGGTCCGGTGTTGAATGACGGTTATGAGGATGATGCACTAGAAAAATTAGGAAAGCACAATCCTTCAGGACCATTTAGAGGTGGAAAATACAGTTTATTCGAAGCAGGAACAAGAATTCCATTCGTTACCTATTGGAAAGGTAAAATCAAGCCACAAGAATCAGATGCTTTGGTTTGTCAGATGGATTTAATGGCTTCAATCGCTAAGTTAATTGGAGTAGAAGCACCCAAAAACGATAGTCAAAACCAATTGAGCCTATTAATGGGAGAGAGCAAAACAGGAAGAGAAAACTTGATTATTGAGGCGACCTCAAGAACAGCGATCCGTCAAGGAGATTGGTTGATGATTCCTCCATACAATGCGAAACCAGTAAACGAAAAGGTGAATATTGAATTGGGAAATTCACTAGAATTTCAATTGTATAATTTGAAAAATGATGAGGGAGAGCAAAATAATTTAGCAACAAGCAATCCTGAAAAATTGAAAGAAATGTTAGAGAGTTTTGTGGCTTTACGTGGTAAAGATTACTCGAAAATTGAAAAAATGGAATTGAAATAA
- a CDS encoding glycoside hydrolase family 27 protein, whose amino-acid sequence MKSFLRLLLITIFISSVTVTYAQKVKRITPTPPMGWNSWNAYKKKKVNEQVIYKTIDLMVSDGYKAAGYNYVIIDGGWRGDKLDNKGRITVDTIKFPHGIKAMADYAHSKGLKFGLHVTPGTQDCGGDEVGMYGHEEANLKQFEYWGLDILKIDRCQMNGASDNWDEEATREVYLKWSKLLSHASRPILFSISAYVYRPWYPRYCNIARTTGDLWGLSRSHFDGDQHSIMKIADLNNECADFAGDGYWNDPDMLVVGNPVLTMDEQKTQFALWCIMTSPLMMGNVLNETSPEVIDLLTNKMAIRVNQDTTEQGRRIFRRSIVGAGNEMWLKHLNDGGVAVVLLNRSDEAKSQNLYFEDIKLSDHVKVYDIFGKKSMGTMSEKISVSLDKHACSFFILHDN is encoded by the coding sequence ATGAAAAGTTTTTTAAGATTACTATTAATTACGATTTTTATATCGAGCGTGACTGTTACTTACGCTCAAAAAGTGAAAAGGATTACACCTACACCACCTATGGGTTGGAATAGTTGGAATGCTTATAAAAAGAAGAAGGTAAATGAACAAGTTATATACAAGACAATAGATCTAATGGTTTCAGACGGTTATAAAGCAGCTGGATATAACTATGTAATCATCGACGGTGGATGGAGAGGTGACAAATTAGATAACAAAGGAAGAATCACTGTTGATACTATAAAATTTCCACATGGGATCAAAGCAATGGCTGATTATGCGCATTCAAAAGGTTTAAAATTTGGTTTGCATGTAACTCCTGGGACTCAAGATTGTGGAGGAGATGAAGTGGGAATGTATGGACATGAAGAAGCAAATCTCAAACAATTTGAATACTGGGGATTAGATATCCTTAAAATTGACCGCTGTCAGATGAATGGAGCATCTGATAATTGGGATGAAGAGGCAACACGTGAAGTTTATTTGAAATGGAGTAAATTATTATCTCATGCTTCACGTCCTATATTATTTAGTATTAGTGCTTATGTATATCGTCCTTGGTATCCTCGTTATTGTAATATAGCTAGAACCACAGGTGATTTATGGGGACTTTCTCGTTCTCATTTTGATGGAGATCAACATTCGATAATGAAAATTGCAGATTTAAATAATGAGTGTGCAGATTTTGCTGGTGATGGATACTGGAATGATCCAGATATGTTAGTCGTTGGCAATCCAGTACTTACTATGGATGAACAGAAGACACAATTTGCATTGTGGTGTATTATGACTTCACCATTGATGATGGGAAATGTTTTAAACGAAACATCGCCTGAAGTAATTGATTTATTGACAAATAAAATGGCAATACGTGTAAACCAAGATACTACAGAGCAAGGACGTCGTATTTTCCGCCGTAGCATTGTAGGAGCTGGTAATGAGATGTGGCTTAAGCATTTAAATGATGGTGGTGTTGCAGTGGTTTTACTTAATCGTAGCGATGAGGCTAAGTCTCAAAATCTATATTTTGAGGATATCAAATTATCTGATCATGTAAAAGTATATGATATTTTTGGTAAAAAATCTATGGGCACGATGAGTGAAAAAATATCAGTAAGCCTAGATAAACATGCCTGTAGTTTTTTTATACTTCATGATAATTAA
- a CDS encoding DUF5018-related domain-containing protein has product MKKIFKYMPVLFIMLLFTSCLKSGLDDLPAFEEASIESFKFEYRWVIKNVDNDQLKLYQMEVATTIDEEANTVMCEITVPNPTDVGAEPTNDFPTAIRDQVTLTELVGYCSISTAATIAPIGGAPELGVVADFSATPIQYEVTAADGTSKIWTVTISDFIK; this is encoded by the coding sequence ATGAAAAAGATATTTAAATATATGCCGGTTTTGTTTATCATGTTGTTATTCACATCATGTTTAAAATCAGGCTTAGATGATTTACCAGCATTCGAAGAAGCAAGCATTGAGAGCTTTAAATTCGAATATAGATGGGTGATTAAAAATGTGGATAACGATCAGTTAAAGTTGTATCAAATGGAGGTAGCAACAACAATTGATGAGGAAGCTAATACTGTAATGTGTGAGATAACTGTTCCAAATCCAACAGATGTGGGAGCAGAACCAACAAATGATTTCCCTACAGCAATTAGAGATCAAGTTACACTAACGGAACTGGTTGGGTATTGCAGTATTTCTACAGCAGCAACAATAGCTCCTATTGGAGGTGCTCCCGAATTGGGTGTAGTTGCTGACTTTAGTGCAACACCAATACAGTATGAGGTAACTGCTGCTGATGGAACATCTAAAATTTGGACTGTAACAATTTCCGATTTTATTAAGTAA
- a CDS encoding RagB/SusD family nutrient uptake outer membrane protein, translated as MKKILLYILIACTGILSYSCSDSLLDTKPLDKFTELDVWNDVNLAQGFVYNTYGSVIPELFVNPNDRDPRMGGVSSDNYTDNVLNDKSDNVARDLIDKYFDAGWATNNSYYWYGGAPLGRKNPIKENSFEVIRDCNLIIQKVAASEGINEVDKPSLIAQGKMLRALIYFTKARLFGKYVIVDKVLTTEDELKLPRTETIKETYDFIIKDLQEAVVDLPVTGAAGKLTKGAAYAMLAEISLHGAAYIESGKEEYYQISKKASEDLFALGYDLDDDYEALFNDYGKALTSSEIILAQYKHIDATLFVMTPVQGRMPNMEVARTSGTPKLKESFLGWTKNWPSSDFVDDYLVSDVDGIAKKYDETTYYQDFLTNGGYVSEAVYGHRDARFYASIVSDSTQLLSNMVTTRIGGNMHYKQSNKGVNMSTPSGYFIRKGISNSILGYKAVVNTNYHQTIARLGRSYLNYAEVLLRLNQPALAVDYINRTRTRHGNLPALAAGLSINEVWKWYKIERRVELFLENDRYWSLLRWGKEAGGGVISEINNTVHTFFEIAADGRSFEIKDLEIHIANQEKRFSPRRYLFPVPQNERDLNEKLDQNPGWE; from the coding sequence ATGAAGAAAATATTATTATATATACTAATAGCATGTACAGGTATCTTAAGCTACTCGTGTAGTGACAGTCTGCTTGATACCAAACCACTGGATAAGTTTACTGAGTTAGACGTTTGGAACGATGTAAATTTGGCTCAAGGATTTGTTTACAATACTTATGGCTCTGTAATTCCTGAGCTGTTCGTGAATCCTAATGATCGTGATCCTAGAATGGGAGGCGTAAGCAGCGATAATTACACCGATAATGTATTGAACGATAAGTCGGATAATGTAGCCAGAGATTTAATCGATAAATATTTCGATGCGGGTTGGGCTACTAATAATTCATACTACTGGTATGGTGGAGCACCTTTAGGAAGAAAAAATCCTATCAAGGAGAATTCTTTTGAAGTGATACGTGATTGTAATTTGATTATTCAAAAGGTTGCTGCTTCCGAAGGAATAAATGAGGTGGATAAGCCAAGCTTAATTGCGCAGGGAAAGATGTTACGTGCCTTGATTTATTTTACAAAAGCACGTTTATTTGGAAAGTACGTAATCGTTGATAAAGTACTTACCACTGAGGATGAGTTAAAGTTGCCACGTACCGAAACCATTAAGGAGACTTACGATTTTATCATCAAAGATCTTCAGGAAGCGGTTGTTGATTTGCCAGTGACTGGAGCCGCAGGTAAATTAACTAAAGGTGCTGCCTATGCTATGTTAGCAGAGATTTCTTTACATGGAGCTGCTTACATTGAAAGTGGTAAAGAAGAATACTATCAGATTTCAAAAAAGGCAAGTGAAGATTTATTTGCTTTGGGATATGATTTAGATGATGATTATGAAGCTTTGTTTAACGACTATGGCAAGGCTTTAACTTCTAGTGAAATTATACTGGCACAATACAAACATATCGATGCAACTTTATTTGTAATGACTCCAGTGCAAGGCCGGATGCCCAATATGGAAGTGGCAAGAACTTCTGGAACACCAAAACTGAAAGAGTCGTTTTTAGGATGGACAAAAAATTGGCCTTCGTCAGACTTTGTTGATGATTATTTGGTGTCAGATGTTGATGGAATTGCTAAAAAATACGATGAGACTACTTACTATCAGGATTTTCTTACTAATGGAGGTTACGTTTCTGAAGCAGTGTATGGTCATAGAGATGCTCGTTTTTATGCTTCAATAGTAAGCGATTCTACTCAATTGCTTTCTAATATGGTTACAACCCGTATTGGTGGAAACATGCATTATAAGCAAAGTAACAAAGGGGTAAATATGTCTACTCCATCAGGTTATTTTATAAGAAAAGGAATTTCTAATTCTATACTTGGATATAAGGCAGTTGTAAATACAAATTACCATCAGACTATTGCACGTTTGGGAAGATCGTATTTGAATTATGCAGAGGTATTATTACGACTAAATCAGCCTGCTTTAGCAGTTGATTACATCAATCGTACAAGAACCAGACATGGAAACTTGCCTGCATTAGCTGCCGGTTTGAGTATCAATGAGGTTTGGAAGTGGTACAAGATCGAGCGTAGAGTAGAATTGTTCCTTGAAAATGACAGATACTGGTCATTATTGCGTTGGGGAAAAGAAGCCGGTGGTGGTGTAATTTCAGAGATTAACAATACTGTACATACTTTCTTTGAGATTGCTGCTGATGGTAGAAGCTTTGAAATTAAGGATCTTGAAATTCATATTGCCAATCAGGAAAAGAGATTCTCTCCAAGACGTTATTTATTTCCTGTTCCTCAGAATGAGAGAGACTTAAACGAGAAGTTAGACCAAAACCCGGGTTGGGAATAA
- a CDS encoding SusC/RagA family TonB-linked outer membrane protein, translating into MIVLKKVLGRYLLLTLFALLFCGLGAKAQELTVSGTILSTEDGMGIPGVSVVIKGTTTGTVSDMDGHYSLIASTGDVLHFSFIGMNDQDITITKALIDVSMSADVVGLDEVIAIGYGTTTKRKSVGAISTMKADKLEATPFANVGNALQGQVVGLVVQNNGGGPGSAPSISIRGGGEPLYVIDGVITTADDFNALNSDDVESISFLKDASATAVYGSRAGNGIVLVTSKKGTNGKMKINYSYNYQLSEPTVLPEMLNSYDFATLQNAANVYDGTPATFSDEELETIRTHSDLDTYPDNNWPDLTLKNFATEQRHNLSLSGGDKKTNYFVSLGYIDQGGILKSNAVNYERFNIRSNMTTTFDKIGLEVGVNLNASVEDYKEPSAGMYTLWRAINQNTNPLFRAYNADGTFAGGGNGEHPIAISSKDAGYKKNRDKFINAQVHANWSIPSVKGLKLGVMANYRDGDGWGKLWAKNVPLYMQDGSVQAQPAPSLTVDSYYSRRLYFETSASYANTFGKHGVEATFVYNQSTSNYEEMSAYRRDYLSGAVDQLFAGPVDGKDNDGTEKESANAGYVFRVKYDYDYKYIFEMSGRYDGNDNFAKGKKWGFFPATSVAWNISEENFMESLSDKNIINRLKLRASYGETGVVEGVNRFGYIPSYNLESSAYNIGNSLVNGYSEGDLVDPDQLTWYTRKSLNYGLDFSSLNNKLSGSFEYFFYKTTGYLQSPENTYSQALGKDLPQIKSKSEQRRAGYEISLRYKGKVNELQYEVGVNYSYFNQLWKRLDTEDEATLKNPYLRETNRTDYWAGGEVYLSDGLYQNSDEFLNAPRLPGSTQTQSGDIRYQDVNGDGKIDEQDKRIVGLPSQPHGNYGIDFSLKYKGWFMNGLFQGTGNRYMAFDNFMVVEAKRRTYEYQKDFWTQDNPNALYPRVSHLEAVNGGNNSNTDNKSDFYLKNAKYFRMKNLQIGYDMKNTVLANVSWISSCKMYLNGTNLFTISDVMDYFDPEQKGEANTGAQTYGYPVQRTYSLGINVGF; encoded by the coding sequence AACTAACAGTATCCGGAACTATATTAAGTACCGAAGACGGAATGGGTATTCCGGGTGTTAGTGTTGTAATAAAAGGAACAACAACAGGAACCGTTTCGGATATGGATGGACATTATTCTCTAATTGCATCAACGGGGGATGTTCTTCATTTCAGTTTTATTGGAATGAACGATCAGGATATCACGATTACAAAGGCTTTAATAGATGTTAGTATGAGTGCCGATGTGGTTGGCCTTGATGAGGTTATTGCAATTGGTTACGGTACAACAACAAAACGTAAATCAGTAGGAGCTATTTCTACCATGAAAGCCGATAAACTGGAAGCAACACCTTTCGCAAATGTAGGAAATGCTTTGCAAGGACAAGTTGTTGGTTTGGTTGTGCAAAATAATGGAGGTGGTCCTGGTAGTGCACCATCCATCTCAATTCGTGGAGGAGGAGAACCTCTTTATGTTATTGATGGAGTTATCACTACAGCGGATGATTTTAACGCTTTAAATTCAGATGATGTTGAATCAATTAGTTTCCTTAAGGATGCATCAGCAACAGCAGTATACGGATCAAGAGCTGGTAATGGTATTGTGTTGGTGACATCAAAAAAAGGAACTAATGGTAAAATGAAAATCAATTATTCATACAACTACCAGTTGAGTGAGCCTACTGTATTGCCTGAAATGCTAAATTCATATGATTTTGCTACACTTCAAAATGCGGCAAATGTTTATGATGGTACGCCTGCAACTTTTAGCGACGAGGAATTGGAGACAATCAGGACACATAGTGATTTGGATACTTATCCAGATAACAACTGGCCAGATTTAACCCTAAAGAATTTTGCTACAGAGCAGCGTCATAATTTGTCACTTAGCGGAGGAGATAAGAAAACAAATTATTTTGTTTCTCTTGGATATATTGATCAAGGTGGTATTTTGAAGTCGAATGCTGTTAATTACGAAAGGTTCAATATTCGAAGTAACATGACTACAACATTCGATAAAATTGGTCTTGAAGTAGGTGTTAATTTAAATGCAAGTGTAGAAGATTACAAAGAGCCATCTGCAGGTATGTATACCCTGTGGAGAGCTATAAATCAGAATACAAATCCATTGTTTAGGGCTTATAATGCCGATGGAACTTTTGCCGGTGGAGGAAATGGAGAGCATCCAATTGCAATTTCAAGTAAAGATGCTGGTTATAAAAAAAATCGTGATAAGTTTATAAATGCTCAGGTTCATGCCAATTGGTCTATACCTTCTGTAAAAGGATTGAAATTAGGTGTAATGGCCAATTACCGCGACGGAGACGGATGGGGTAAATTGTGGGCGAAAAATGTGCCTTTGTACATGCAGGATGGTTCGGTACAGGCTCAACCTGCCCCTTCTTTAACTGTAGATTCATATTACAGCAGACGATTGTATTTCGAAACAAGTGCATCCTACGCAAATACCTTTGGTAAACATGGTGTGGAGGCAACTTTTGTTTACAATCAAAGCACAAGTAACTATGAAGAAATGTCTGCTTATCGCAGAGATTATTTGTCAGGTGCGGTAGATCAGCTTTTTGCAGGTCCTGTGGATGGTAAGGATAATGACGGAACTGAAAAAGAAAGCGCTAATGCAGGTTATGTATTTAGGGTGAAATATGATTACGACTACAAGTATATTTTCGAAATGAGTGGTCGTTACGATGGAAATGACAATTTTGCCAAAGGAAAGAAGTGGGGTTTTTTCCCAGCTACATCAGTAGCCTGGAATATTTCTGAGGAAAACTTCATGGAAAGTCTAAGTGATAAGAATATTATTAATAGATTGAAATTAAGAGCTTCTTACGGTGAAACAGGTGTTGTTGAAGGAGTTAATCGATTTGGCTATATTCCTTCGTATAATTTAGAATCGAGTGCTTATAATATTGGCAACTCATTGGTAAATGGTTATTCTGAAGGAGATTTGGTTGATCCTGATCAATTAACCTGGTACACAAGAAAATCACTTAACTATGGACTTGATTTCTCGTCTTTAAACAACAAATTAAGTGGTAGTTTTGAGTATTTCTTCTACAAAACAACAGGTTATTTACAGAGTCCTGAAAATACCTATTCTCAGGCATTGGGTAAAGATTTACCTCAGATTAAATCCAAATCGGAGCAACGCAGAGCAGGATATGAAATATCTCTTCGTTACAAAGGAAAAGTGAACGAACTGCAGTATGAAGTGGGAGTGAATTATTCTTACTTTAATCAATTGTGGAAACGTCTGGATACTGAAGATGAGGCTACTTTAAAGAATCCTTATTTGAGAGAAACGAACAGAACCGACTACTGGGCTGGTGGAGAAGTTTATTTATCTGATGGTTTGTATCAGAACAGCGATGAGTTTTTAAATGCACCTCGCTTACCTGGCTCTACTCAAACACAAAGTGGTGATATTCGCTATCAGGATGTGAATGGTGATGGTAAAATTGATGAGCAGGATAAGCGAATTGTAGGTTTGCCATCTCAGCCACACGGAAATTATGGAATCGATTTTAGCTTAAAATATAAAGGCTGGTTCATGAACGGTTTGTTTCAGGGAACAGGTAATCGATACATGGCTTTTGATAATTTCATGGTGGTCGAAGCTAAGAGACGTACCTATGAATACCAGAAAGATTTTTGGACTCAAGACAATCCGAATGCATTGTACCCACGTGTTTCTCATTTAGAAGCTGTGAATGGTGGTAACAATAGTAATACGGATAATAAATCAGATTTTTACTTGAAAAATGCCAAATACTTTAGAATGAAAAATCTTCAGATTGGTTACGATATGAAAAATACAGTGCTAGCGAATGTTTCCTGGATTTCGTCTTGTAAGATGTATTTAAATGGAACCAATTTGTTTACAATATCTGATGTAATGGATTATTTTGATCCGGAACAAAAAGGGGAAGCAAATACAGGGGCTCAAACATATGGATACCCTGTGCAGCGTACTTATTCCTTGGGTATAAATGTTGGATTTTAA